A DNA window from Pseudomonas sp. B21-056 contains the following coding sequences:
- a CDS encoding M48 family metalloprotease, with amino-acid sequence MTFLRPTLLTLACLLASPGFADDLPSLGDASSAIVSPEQEHQLGRAWLALLRSQVTQLNDPQLKDYVESSVYKLVETSQVNDRRLEFILINSPQLNAFAAPGGIVGVNGGLFLNAQTEGEYASVMAHELAHLSQRHFARGVEAQQRMQVPMMAALLTGIVIAAAGGGDAGIAAIAGTQAAAIQEQRRFSRQNEQEADRIGIQNLEKAGYDPRSMPTMFERLMRQYRFDARPPEFLLTHPVTESRIADTRNRAEQAKPGGIEDSMRYQLIRARVQLTYEETPGLGAKRFRAQLDENPKNDVARYGLAIAQIKGGQLNEARENLAPLLAKSPNEIIYNLAQVDLDITSNKLADAQSRVDRMLTQYPGNYPLNQVRVDLLLKQNRAADAEKALEALLKTRPNDPDVWYLVAETRGLSGNIIGLHQARAEYFALVGDYRQAIQQLDFAKRRAGTNFPLSSRIDARQRELMEQERMVKDMMG; translated from the coding sequence ATGACATTTCTGCGCCCCACCCTGCTGACGCTCGCTTGCCTGCTCGCCTCACCAGGCTTCGCCGACGACCTGCCGTCACTTGGCGATGCCAGTTCTGCCATTGTCTCGCCGGAGCAGGAACACCAGCTGGGGCGCGCCTGGCTGGCCCTGCTGCGCAGTCAGGTCACACAGCTCAATGATCCACAGCTCAAGGATTACGTCGAGAGCAGCGTGTACAAACTGGTGGAAACCAGCCAGGTCAACGACCGGCGCCTGGAGTTCATCCTGATCAACAGCCCGCAGCTCAACGCCTTCGCCGCACCCGGCGGGATCGTCGGGGTCAACGGCGGTCTGTTTCTCAACGCCCAGACCGAAGGCGAATACGCCTCGGTGATGGCCCACGAACTGGCTCACCTGTCGCAACGCCACTTCGCCCGCGGCGTCGAAGCCCAGCAGCGCATGCAGGTACCGATGATGGCCGCGCTGCTGACCGGTATCGTGATCGCCGCTGCCGGCGGTGGTGATGCCGGGATCGCGGCCATTGCCGGGACCCAGGCGGCCGCCATCCAGGAACAACGGCGTTTTTCGCGCCAGAATGAACAGGAAGCCGACCGCATCGGTATCCAGAACCTGGAAAAGGCCGGCTACGATCCACGCTCCATGCCGACCATGTTCGAACGGCTGATGCGCCAGTACCGCTTCGATGCCAGGCCACCGGAGTTCCTGCTGACTCACCCGGTCACCGAGTCCCGGATCGCCGACACCCGCAACCGCGCCGAACAGGCCAAGCCGGGGGGCATCGAGGACAGCATGCGCTATCAACTGATCCGCGCACGCGTCCAGTTGACCTACGAGGAAACCCCGGGCCTGGGCGCCAAGCGCTTCCGGGCACAACTGGATGAAAACCCCAAGAACGACGTCGCCCGCTATGGCCTGGCAATTGCGCAGATCAAGGGCGGCCAGTTGAATGAAGCCCGGGAGAACCTCGCGCCGCTGCTGGCCAAGTCCCCCAACGAAATCATCTACAACCTGGCCCAGGTCGATCTGGACATCACCAGCAACAAGCTGGCCGACGCTCAATCTCGCGTAGACCGGATGCTGACCCAATACCCGGGCAATTACCCACTCAATCAGGTGCGCGTCGACCTGTTGCTCAAGCAGAACCGTGCCGCCGATGCCGAGAAGGCCCTGGAAGCGCTGCTCAAAACCCGCCCGAACGATCCGGATGTCTGGTACCTGGTGGCCGAGACCCGTGGGCTGTCGGGCAACATCATCGGCTTGCACCAGGCCCGGGCCGAGTACTTCGCCCTGGTGGGTGATTACCGCCAGGCCATCCAGCAACTGGACTTCGCCAAGCGCCGCGCCGGCACCAACTTCCCGCTGTCGTCACGTATCGATGCCCGGCAGCGGGAACTCATGGAGCAGGAGCGCATGGTCAAGGACATGATGGGTTGA
- a CDS encoding AI-2E family transporter: protein MFKVLRDWIQRYFSDEEAVVLAVLLFLGFAAVLTLGGMLAPVLAGMVLAYLMQGLVTTLERLRLPGSVAVALVFALFMGLLVVFIVMIVPLLWHQLVTLFNELPGMLAKWQSLLLLLPERYPHLVSDEQVLQTIEVVRGQIGKFGQWALTFSLSSLPLLVNIMIYLVLVPILVFFFLKDREMIGRWVRGYLPRERALITRVAQEMNRQIANYIRGKVIEVFICGGVTYIGFVALGLNYAALLALLVGVSVVVPYVGTVVVTVPVALIALFQWGWSDQFIYLMAVYGIIQTLDGNVLVPLLFSEAVNLHPVAIICAVLLFGGLWGFWGVFFAIPLATLFKAVLDAWPSKEPVVAPLL, encoded by the coding sequence ATGTTCAAAGTGTTACGCGACTGGATCCAGCGCTACTTCTCCGACGAAGAAGCGGTGGTCCTGGCAGTGCTGCTGTTCTTGGGGTTCGCGGCAGTCCTCACCTTGGGCGGTATGCTGGCACCGGTGTTGGCGGGGATGGTGCTGGCGTACCTGATGCAAGGCTTGGTCACCACGCTGGAGCGCCTGCGGCTGCCGGGCAGCGTCGCGGTGGCGCTGGTGTTCGCCCTGTTCATGGGGCTGTTGGTGGTGTTCATCGTGATGATCGTGCCGCTGCTCTGGCACCAGTTGGTGACGCTGTTCAACGAATTGCCGGGCATGCTCGCCAAGTGGCAGTCCCTGTTGTTGCTGCTGCCTGAGCGCTATCCGCACCTGGTGTCGGACGAGCAGGTGCTCCAGACCATCGAAGTGGTGCGCGGCCAGATCGGCAAGTTCGGCCAGTGGGCGCTGACGTTTTCGTTGTCGAGCCTGCCGCTGCTCGTGAACATCATGATTTACCTGGTGCTGGTGCCGATCCTGGTGTTTTTCTTTCTCAAGGATCGGGAAATGATCGGCCGTTGGGTCCGTGGCTACCTGCCCCGTGAGCGGGCGCTGATCACCCGGGTGGCCCAGGAGATGAATCGCCAGATTGCCAATTACATTCGCGGAAAGGTCATCGAGGTTTTCATCTGCGGCGGCGTGACCTACATCGGCTTCGTGGCTCTTGGGCTCAATTACGCCGCATTGCTGGCGCTGCTGGTGGGGGTTTCGGTGGTGGTGCCTTATGTCGGCACGGTGGTGGTGACCGTGCCGGTGGCCTTGATTGCGCTGTTCCAGTGGGGCTGGAGCGATCAGTTCATTTACCTGATGGCGGTCTACGGCATCATCCAGACGCTGGACGGCAACGTGCTGGTGCCGCTGCTGTTCTCCGAAGCGGTGAACCTGCATCCGGTGGCGATCATCTGCGCGGTGCTGTTGTTTGGCGGGTTGTGGGGGTTCTGGGGGGTGTTCTTTGCGATTCCCCTGGCGACGCTGTTCAAGGCTGTGCTGGATGCGTGGCCGAGCAAGGAGCCGGTTGTCGCGCCGCTGCTCTAG
- a CDS encoding DegQ family serine endoprotease, which translates to MPSLKTCFSILATVLVLGQAVPALADSLPDFTQLVENASPAVVNISTTQKLPDRRVSDQQMPDLEGLPPMLREFFERGMPQQPRSPGGGRQREAQSLGSGFIISPDGYILTNNHVIADADEILVRLSDRSELKAKLIGTDPRSDVALLKIDGKDLPVLKLGKSQDLKAGQWVVAIGSPFGFDHTVTQGIVSAIGRSLPNENYVPFIQTDVPINPGNSGGPLFNLSGEVVGINSQIYTRSGGFMGVSFAIPIDVAMDVSNQLKSEGKVSRGWLGVVIQEVNKDLAESFGLEKPAGALVAQIQEGGPAAKGGLQVGDVILKLNDQPIIMSADLPHLVGALKAGAKANLEVIREGKRKNVELTVGAIPEEGAELESQPKSGVERSSNRLGVAVVELTAEQKKALELQGGVVIKEVQDGPAALIGLQPGDIITHLNNQAIGSTKEFTDIAKALPKNRSVSMRVLRQGRASFITFKLAE; encoded by the coding sequence ATACCAAGCTTGAAAACCTGTTTCTCCATCCTTGCCACCGTGCTGGTGCTCGGCCAGGCCGTTCCCGCCCTGGCGGACAGCTTGCCTGACTTCACTCAGTTGGTCGAAAACGCCTCGCCTGCGGTGGTGAACATCAGTACCACCCAGAAGCTGCCGGATCGCCGCGTCTCGGACCAGCAGATGCCGGATCTGGAGGGGTTGCCCCCCATGCTGCGCGAGTTCTTCGAACGCGGCATGCCGCAGCAACCGCGTTCGCCTGGCGGCGGTCGCCAGCGTGAAGCGCAATCCCTGGGCTCGGGTTTCATCATCTCGCCCGATGGCTACATCCTGACCAATAACCACGTAATCGCCGATGCCGACGAAATCCTGGTACGTCTGTCTGATCGCAGTGAGTTGAAGGCCAAGCTGATCGGTACCGACCCGCGTTCCGACGTGGCGCTGTTGAAAATCGACGGCAAGGACCTGCCGGTGCTCAAGCTCGGCAAGTCCCAGGACCTGAAGGCCGGTCAATGGGTTGTCGCTATTGGTTCGCCGTTCGGCTTCGACCACACCGTGACCCAGGGCATCGTCAGTGCGATCGGTCGCAGCCTGCCGAACGAAAACTACGTTCCGTTCATCCAGACCGACGTGCCGATCAACCCGGGTAACTCCGGTGGCCCATTGTTCAACCTGTCCGGTGAGGTGGTGGGCATCAACTCCCAGATCTACACCCGTTCGGGCGGTTTCATGGGCGTGTCCTTCGCGATTCCGATCGATGTGGCCATGGACGTATCCAACCAGTTGAAAAGCGAAGGCAAGGTCAGTCGCGGCTGGTTGGGGGTGGTCATCCAGGAGGTGAACAAGGATCTGGCCGAATCGTTCGGGCTGGAGAAACCAGCCGGTGCGCTGGTGGCGCAGATCCAGGAAGGTGGTCCGGCTGCCAAGGGTGGCCTGCAGGTTGGTGATGTGATTCTGAAGCTCAATGACCAGCCGATCATCATGTCCGCGGACCTGCCACACTTGGTGGGCGCGCTCAAGGCCGGTGCCAAGGCCAACCTGGAAGTGATTCGCGAGGGTAAGCGCAAGAACGTCGAGCTGACGGTCGGTGCCATTCCTGAAGAGGGCGCGGAGCTGGAATCGCAACCCAAGTCCGGCGTCGAGCGCAGCAGCAATCGCCTGGGTGTGGCGGTGGTCGAGCTGACGGCCGAGCAGAAGAAAGCCCTGGAACTGCAGGGTGGCGTGGTGATCAAGGAAGTGCAGGACGGTCCTGCTGCCCTGATCGGCCTGCAACCCGGCGACATCATCACGCACCTGAACAACCAGGCCATCGGCTCCACCAAGGAGTTCACCGATATCGCCAAGGCCCTGCCGAAGAATCGCTCGGTCTCGATGCGCGTTCTGCGTCAGGGACGTGCGAGCTTCATCACCTTCAAGCTGGCCGAATGA
- a CDS encoding sulfurtransferase TusA family protein: MTDAVAHDAELDASGLNCPLPLLKAKLVLNSLASGAVLKVIATDAGSQRDFRTFARLAGHTLLHEEDDNGVFRYWLKKA, translated from the coding sequence ATGACCGATGCTGTAGCCCACGATGCCGAACTGGACGCCAGCGGCCTGAACTGTCCGTTGCCATTGCTCAAGGCCAAGCTTGTGCTCAACAGCCTGGCCAGTGGCGCCGTGCTCAAGGTCATCGCCACGGACGCGGGCTCCCAGCGTGATTTCCGCACCTTCGCCCGGTTGGCCGGTCATACGCTGCTGCATGAGGAAGACGACAATGGCGTCTTCCGTTATTGGCTGAAAAAAGCCTGA